ATTGCAACAACAGCTATGGCACAAGAAGCAGTTTCACAATTACCAACGATTCATACTCAAGCGACTCAAGAAGAATCATTAAAAGTAGATCAATCAGCAAATGCTAAATTCGTAGCTCCTCTCAAAGACACACCAAAATCAGTCTCTATTCTTTCTCAAAAATTAATTAAAGATACAAACTCTAATACCCTTCTCGAAGCTTTACGCTATGAGCCAGGCATTACTTTAGGTGCAGGTGAAGGTGGTACACCATTTACCGATATGCCTTATATTCGTGGTTATAGCGGTCAGTCTTCTATTTATGTTGATGGTGTTCGTAATACAACATCTCAAAACCGCGATATGTTTGCCATCGAACAAGTTGAAGTGATTAAAGGCTCTTCGTCTGCTCTTGGTGGCGGTGGTAGCGTTGGTGGAAGTATTAATTTAATTCCTAAAGTTGCTCATGAAGGCGACGTATACCAAGGCAGTGTTCAAGGCGGGACTGATAATTATCGTCATATCCAGCTTGATGCTAACAAAGACTTTGGGAATGGCATTGCTGGTCGTGTTGTGATTATGGGCCACGAAAATGAAAAAGCTGGTCAAAGTAACGGTGCCGAATATGCTCGTGCCGGTATTGCATCAAGTCTTGCATTTGGGCTAGATACAGCGACACGTGGAACACTAAGCTACTACTATTTACGTAGTAATGATGAACCAGATGCAGGTATTCCATTTAACAATGCAAACCCAGCAAAGCCTCCAGTTGGGGTTATTGTAACACCTGGTGATGGTAAACCTGTTGATGTAAAAGCTGGCACCTACTATGGCTGGAAAGCACGTGATTTCGATAAACGAGAAAATCACATTGGTACGTTTAAGTTAGAACACGACTTTAATGAAAACCTTACTTTGTCGAATGTAGCAACCTATAACAAGTCTAAATCTGATTATGTTTATACGAATGCTGATGACTCTAAGGGTAATATTTATAGAGGTACAATCGCTCGCCGTGCGTTAAGCCGTATCTTAGATAGTGATGCTTATAGCGACCAGCTTTCTTTAAAAGGTAAATTCAATACAGGTAGCTTAAAACACTCTTTTAATGTTGGTACTGAGTGGAGCTTCCAAGAAACTGACCAAGGCGTATATACCTTTACTAATGCTGCTGGTGAAACTACATCGACTATTTTAGACAGTAATATTCAAAACTGTAATTCAGCTGCGGCTGCTTCAAATGGCTGGTGTACGAGTTTAAATAACCCAGGAAACGGCGCCTTCTATGACACACGTGGAGCAATTAAAGCGCAATCTACGACACGCAGTCATAATGTAGGGGTTTATGCTTTAGATAGTATTGAATTTAATCCACAATGGTTACTTAACTTAGGTGTTCGTTGGGATAAGTTCGAAACTGAGAAAAAATATAATAAGGACGTAGGTGGACGTACTCCTCATAAAACTGGTGATAAATTAGAAAGCGATACAGATTACTTCTCTTACCAAGCTGGTCTAGTTTTCAAACCAACCGAAGATGGTAGTATTTATTTAAGCTACGCTACATCAGCAAACCCGGTAGGTGTACTTGCTGAAGGTGATACTGGTTCAGATTCTATTAGCGATTCAGGTAGCGCAAGTGCGAGTGCAAATGCCCTTAAGCCAGAAGAAGCACGTACCTTTGAATTAGGTACAAAATGGGATTTATTTAATAACCGTGCAAACTTAACAGCAGCTATTTTCCGTACTGAAAAGCAAAATACTCGCATCCAAATCGACCCAAATACGACTGCCAATGCAGGTAAAAGTAAAGTTGACGGTTTTGAGATTAGTTTGAACGGAAAAATTACCGACAAATGGGATGTTTCTACAGGCTATAGCTATTTAGATAGCGAAATCACTGAAGCGGCATACAATGCAGTTGCTCAAGAAGGTAAACCATTACCATTTGTAGCGAAAAATAGTGCTACCTTATGGTCTACTTACAGAGTAATGCCTCAATTGACTTTAGGTGCTGGTGTTGAATATCGTGATCAAGTTTTCGTAAATACAACTGCTCCGAAATATTTGCCAACCTATACCATTTATAATGCTATGGCTAAATACGACGTGAACAAGAACGTAAATTTACAGTTTAACATCAACAATATCTCGGATAAGCGTTATTTCACTAGTGCACATGCAGCTCACTACGCGTTTGAAGGTAATGGCCGTAATGCTGTCTTAGCGATTAACTTTAAATACTAAGTTTAAATTCCATAAATTATTTATGGAATTAATTGAAATTCATATAAAATAGCCTCATCACGAGGCTATTTTTACAAATGAAGTCTCTATATAAAAGGTGTTTGCTGTGATTCATCATATCCCCAATGTTTTAAGCAAAGAGCAAGTTGCCGAGTTTCGTAAGCTCATGGAAGAAGCCAATTGGGTAGGTGGAAAAGTGACTGCCGGCACCTTGTCTGCTTCTGTTAAAAGAAATCAGCAACTTTCAGAACAAGATCCACTTACCCACCATTTAAGTGAGATTGTCATCAAAGCAATTTGGCAAAATCCTGTGTTTCAGGCCGCAGCCTTACCTCATAAAATTATTCCAC
This genomic stretch from Acinetobacter pittii harbors:
- the bfrD gene encoding TonB-dependent receptor encodes the protein MSLIRTRKKIVSSAIASSLSMIATTAMAQEAVSQLPTIHTQATQEESLKVDQSANAKFVAPLKDTPKSVSILSQKLIKDTNSNTLLEALRYEPGITLGAGEGGTPFTDMPYIRGYSGQSSIYVDGVRNTTSQNRDMFAIEQVEVIKGSSSALGGGGSVGGSINLIPKVAHEGDVYQGSVQGGTDNYRHIQLDANKDFGNGIAGRVVIMGHENEKAGQSNGAEYARAGIASSLAFGLDTATRGTLSYYYLRSNDEPDAGIPFNNANPAKPPVGVIVTPGDGKPVDVKAGTYYGWKARDFDKRENHIGTFKLEHDFNENLTLSNVATYNKSKSDYVYTNADDSKGNIYRGTIARRALSRILDSDAYSDQLSLKGKFNTGSLKHSFNVGTEWSFQETDQGVYTFTNAAGETTSTILDSNIQNCNSAAAASNGWCTSLNNPGNGAFYDTRGAIKAQSTTRSHNVGVYALDSIEFNPQWLLNLGVRWDKFETEKKYNKDVGGRTPHKTGDKLESDTDYFSYQAGLVFKPTEDGSIYLSYATSANPVGVLAEGDTGSDSISDSGSASASANALKPEEARTFELGTKWDLFNNRANLTAAIFRTEKQNTRIQIDPNTTANAGKSKVDGFEISLNGKITDKWDVSTGYSYLDSEITEAAYNAVAQEGKPLPFVAKNSATLWSTYRVMPQLTLGAGVEYRDQVFVNTTAPKYLPTYTIYNAMAKYDVNKNVNLQFNINNISDKRYFTSAHAAHYAFEGNGRNAVLAINFKY